From the Aerococcus viridans genome, the window ATCCCTTGAAGGTGCACATACTGAGCATCCTAATCAATGTCTGTTTCGATCGTTTACGGTCGGAGGAGACTGACGAAGTGAATGATATTATGGCAGCAATTCAACCACAGTTGAGCACAAATGCCTATTACTTTAAAAACCGCCTCTTATTCTTAAAAGGGATTGTGGCGATTGTTGAAGGTCAATTTGATGACGGGGTAAGTAAATGTCAAAAGGCGATTCAAGTTTTTGAACTATTCGATGAACCATTCGCAAAAATGCATCAAGATGAACTAGATACTTATGTTAAAAACTACGCATAATTGTTATATATAACAATTTTCAGAATACCACCAAAAATCCGGTATAATGTAGGTTAACAATAAGAGTTTACATAATTACCATTTGATGGACTGATGGGCAATAAAAGTAGTTCTATGCGAAATAAGCGTATGGACGATCTGTAACGACTATTGTTGCAGGTCTTTTTTCTATTAGTAGTGAATGGGCTGGCGTCCTTCTTTTCGCTGTGGGAGGCACAGCCACGGACTATATAATCTTTCAGAAAATAGAATGAGTAGGGTTCATGTGTAGTGATATAAAAATAACTTTAAATATATAATTTGTGCATAAAATATTCGTACTGTTATGCGTTAGATTTGGGAGGCATTATTATGAAGAAGATTTTATTACTATCTAGTTTAAGTGTGCTTTTGTTTGCTTGTTCTAATCAAACGGATGAGGAAAAAGTAATCAGTGATTCGCCAACCTCCTCAAGTGTGGAACAAGAAGCCAGTTCAGAGGAAGCACAAGCATTATATCAGAGTACGATACAAAACTTTACTAGGATTACTGCAGGAGAGATTACAAGCAAAATCAATAATGGCGATGGTTTTTACCTATTTATAGGTGCAGAGGATTCGGCAGATGCAACGACTTTTGCCACTAAACTTGACGAAGCCTCCTCCATCTTTGAGACCCCATCTTCAGCTGATATTGAAGGCGTCATTTATTACTTAGATTTAACCAGTGCTAGCGATCAAGCAACTGCAACATTTACTGAGGATTATGGTATTGATACTGTACCTGCCTTTCATTTCTTTGAAGGGCAGATTTACCATAGTAAAATCGAAGATATCGATAGCGAGAATATTAGCGTTAAAGAGATCCAAGACTTTATCAATACGCCTTATCAGGATGAACATGTCGCAACAGCACCAGACGAGAACATGGATAATGGAGACAGTTAATTTTCCATTACTAAGACCATTTAAGGCGTGTTTTTTGGATAAGAACTGAATCATGGCAAGTGTTCTATGTGTTATTTTACTGATTGTGTAAGCCGTTATTATTAAGGGCGCCTATCCGTTTAACATAAAAATCGATGTATCAGTTATTTTCCAAATGTATATTGAGGCTTATAATAAAAAGATTTTTGAGGTTCTTTTACAAATAGTGTTGGTAAATAATTTCAAAGCACACGAATACGTTTTTTAGTTTTTAATAATAATTAAGAAATCAATAAAGTTAAATGCCATGCACGCTGTGATGTGTTTGGCTTTTTTCTTGCCTTTAGACAAGGGAAGTGACCAATGAGATAACATTTCTAACAAATGGTGTTTTGTCCTTCAGTGTACGTTCCTTAAAAGCCGTGGCACCAGCGAGAGCCAAGGTCTCTCAGCTTTGAAATCGAGCCTTAGTCTCGATTTCATGCTTGTTCACGGCTAAGGACGTACACTTTCAGTCCTCTTTATTCAAAAATATACCACTATCCCTGGGTTAGCTTGCCATCCCCTCAAATGTAAAAGGTTTAGGATTGGATGGTTTGTAATTTAATTTGAATTGGACTAAAATTCTTGCACGTAAATGATGGAAGTTCGAATATCCAAAACCTGTTCGTTTAATTAATTTAATTTTATTATTAATACCTTCGGTAGGACCATTTGATACAGTATATTTTAAGGCGTTATGTATATAAGGCAAGAATTTGGCCAATGTTCTGATAGTTCTTCTCGTACGACTTGGAAAAGTTTGGTTCTTAGTCCCATGTAGGATTTCATTGAAAATATTGATATCATGAGTTGAAATGGCATATTTTAGTTCATTCATCAGGGTATAAGTAACTAAAAGTTCGTGTGAGATACTCAAAAGATAATCAACAATACGTTGTTCTGATATTGCTTCACCAAATTGACGAACATAATGTGTATCCGTGAAATTTAAATCTTCAGCGTTCTTTAACAACAATTTCCATTGTTTTTTGAGTTTATTGTAGTCCGATGGACGGCTTGTTTTGATAGCATTCATCACTTTAATACGAATAGAATTGATTGTTTCATTCAACAGCTTTACTATATGGAATCGATCAATGACAATCTTCGCATTAGGGAAACATGTGCGAATGACCTCTAGATAAGGTGTATATAAATCAATCGAAACTGTCTTCACGCTGCTTCGAGCGGTCCAGGTAAAAGAAGAAAAGTAATCGATGAGCGACGCTTGTTTTCTATCAACGACAATATCAATTAGCCTTCTATTATGCGTGTCCACAAGGACAGCACTCATCGCATTGGCTACACGACTAGTCGATTTAAACTCATCTACACCGAGGTGATTCGGGAGATAATTTCCCTTAGGTGATAGTCCCATACTTGCTTTCATTAAAGTTCTGGCCACTGTTGGAGAAGAGACATGATAACGTTTAGCGATTAACCGCATAGATTGCGTTTCAACCAATTCGGAGCTAATTTGACTTTTAATGGTTTTAGAAATACAGCAAAATTTTTCAACTAATGGTGTTTCAGCGATAAAAGTTTGTGCACAATGTTTACAATAAAAGCGTTGCTTCTGTAATTTAAGTAAAACAGGATTAGTAGCTGTGTTCGGTAATCGAATGATAGCTGGTTTAAAGCCATGTTTGATGATATCTTGATTACCAGTATTCTTTACACCACAGTGCATACAAGCCTTAGGCTTGTACGTAAGAACCCCATGTAAAACGAAATGATTTATTTCATAATACTTTTCAAGTGGCAACAGATGCATAGATTTTGGTATTGTAATATCAATATTATAGTCGTAAATACCGCAAAGTTGTTTTATAATAGATGTATGGGACATGATTTTTCCTTCTTTCTGTATTCGTAGTGGTTTACACGCATTAAGGATATCATGTCCTTTTTGCGTACACAAAAATAGTGTCAATGAGATTCAATATGAATTCTCACCAACACTATTTATTATAGAACCATTTTTGATAGGTAAACCCTAAGTAAAAAGCACGCTACTCTTTGAAGTAACGTGCTTTTTCTCTTTTGATTGATTTTCACAACTTGTCATTAGCCAATTTCGGCTAAGGCAGTAATGGGGGCAATCCGTCCGAATGTAAAGATGTCAGCTAACGCATTGCCCCCTAGACGGTTGCCAGCGTGGATTCCACCAGCAACTTCACCAGCAGCAAATAGTCCTAGAATCAGTTGACAGTCAGTGTTGATAACGCGTGTTTCTGTGTCGATTTTCAACCCTCCCATTGTGTGTTGAACGGCCGGTTTCCGCGGTGTTGCTAGAATCACGCCGTCAGCAGCGGTCATTTTTTCATTAAAGGTTTGAATAATAGGTAAGTCATCCTGATCTTCAGTTTCCACAAAGATGGGTACTTCACGAAGGTCTAGAATTTCAATCTCAACTTTATGAGCAAAATACTTTTGCATAAATTCAAGCAAAGTACGGTTGTATGATTTGTCAGCAGCACTACCGGCAACGGTAATAAATTTCATCTT encodes:
- a CDS encoding ISL3 family transposase; the encoded protein is MSHTSIIKQLCGIYDYNIDITIPKSMHLLPLEKYYEINHFVLHGVLTYKPKACMHCGVKNTGNQDIIKHGFKPAIIRLPNTATNPVLLKLQKQRFYCKHCAQTFIAETPLVEKFCCISKTIKSQISSELVETQSMRLIAKRYHVSSPTVARTLMKASMGLSPKGNYLPNHLGVDEFKSTSRVANAMSAVLVDTHNRRLIDIVVDRKQASLIDYFSSFTWTARSSVKTVSIDLYTPYLEVIRTCFPNAKIVIDRFHIVKLLNETINSIRIKVMNAIKTSRPSDYNKLKKQWKLLLKNAEDLNFTDTHYVRQFGEAISEQRIVDYLLSISHELLVTYTLMNELKYAISTHDINIFNEILHGTKNQTFPSRTRRTIRTLAKFLPYIHNALKYTVSNGPTEGINNKIKLIKRTGFGYSNFHHLRARILVQFKLNYKPSNPKPFTFEGMAS
- a CDS encoding FAD-binding protein, producing the protein MKFITVAGSAADKSYNRTLLEFMQKYFAHKVEIEILDLREVPIFVETEDQDDLPIIQTFNEKMTAADGVILATPRKPAVQHTMGGLKIDTETRVINTDCQLILGLFAAGEVAGGIHAGNRLGGNALADIFTFGRIAPITALAEIG